In Gammaproteobacteria bacterium, a single genomic region encodes these proteins:
- a CDS encoding arginyltransferase: protein MSQSLPLLFYVTPPEPCAYLPAREAVNVFADPRARMNSMLYGRLVDKGFRRSGSHLYRPQCPGCGACVPTRIPVARFAPSRSQRRNRRRNEDLTVNVLPQAYRSEHFALYRSYQRMRHTGGEMDNPTPQSYFDFLSCAWAETLFVEFRLDGALVGVAVCDPLQEGLSAVYTYFDPAQAKRGLGTHAILWQIEEAHRRGLSYVYLGYWIAGNRKMSYKTRFRPIEGLIDGKWRMLVPASGAIK from the coding sequence ATGTCGCAATCTCTGCCGCTGCTTTTTTACGTGACGCCGCCGGAACCCTGCGCCTACCTGCCGGCACGTGAGGCCGTGAATGTGTTTGCCGACCCGCGCGCCCGCATGAACTCAATGCTTTACGGGCGGCTGGTGGACAAGGGGTTCCGGCGCAGCGGCTCGCATCTATACCGGCCACAGTGCCCGGGTTGCGGGGCGTGCGTCCCAACCCGCATTCCGGTCGCGCGCTTTGCACCCAGCCGCAGCCAGCGTCGCAACCGCCGCCGCAATGAGGACCTGACGGTGAACGTTCTGCCGCAGGCTTACCGGTCCGAGCATTTCGCGTTGTATCGCAGTTACCAGCGGATGCGGCACACCGGCGGCGAGATGGATAACCCCACACCACAGTCGTATTTCGATTTTTTGAGCTGCGCCTGGGCGGAAACCCTGTTCGTGGAGTTTCGCCTTGACGGCGCGTTGGTCGGCGTGGCGGTCTGCGACCCGCTGCAAGAGGGCTTATCCGCCGTATACACGTACTTCGACCCGGCACAGGCGAAACGCGGTCTGGGCACGCACGCGATTCTGTGGCAGATCGAGGAGGCGCACCGCCGCGGGCTGTCTTACGTTTACCTCGGTTACTGGATCGCCGGTAACCGCAAGATGAGCTATAAGACGCGCTTTCGCCCGATCGAAGGCCTTATCGACGGTAAATGGCGTATGTTAGTCCCGGCGAGCGGCGCGATTAAGTAA
- a CDS encoding inositol-phosphate phosphatase produces MSPFARTAIMAAKAAQAVIERYYRGNFEVKLKADQSPVTVADVEAEEIIKGLITEAFPEHGFYGEETGRTRADAEYVWLIDPIDGTKSFVRGSPFFSTQIALMHQDRLLLGVSNAPIAGELAWAERGAGAYLNDQPIRVSEITDMARSTLSFGNIKTLGAAPQWTRLAELIARVNRTRGYGDYLHYHMLAAGQLDIVIESDVNILDIAALSVIVEEAGGRFTDLTGKPPGLATTTALAASTPALHEQVRMMLK; encoded by the coding sequence ATGAGTCCGTTCGCGCGCACGGCTATCATGGCCGCGAAAGCCGCGCAGGCCGTCATCGAACGCTACTATCGTGGCAACTTCGAAGTTAAGCTAAAGGCGGACCAGAGCCCCGTGACGGTCGCCGACGTTGAGGCCGAGGAAATCATCAAGGGCCTGATTACGGAAGCGTTTCCCGAGCACGGCTTCTACGGCGAAGAAACCGGTCGGACGCGTGCTGACGCTGAGTACGTGTGGCTGATCGATCCCATCGATGGCACCAAGAGTTTTGTGCGGGGGTCGCCGTTTTTCTCCACCCAGATTGCCCTGATGCACCAGGACCGCCTGCTGCTGGGGGTTTCCAACGCGCCGATCGCGGGCGAACTGGCGTGGGCCGAGCGTGGCGCCGGCGCTTATCTGAACGACCAGCCGATCCGGGTCAGCGAAATCACCGACATGGCCCGCTCCACTTTAAGTTTCGGCAACATCAAAACGCTGGGCGCCGCGCCGCAATGGACGAGGCTTGCCGAACTCATTGCGCGGGTCAACCGCACGCGGGGCTACGGGGACTATCTCCATTACCACATGCTGGCGGCGGGGCAACTCGATATCGTCATCGAATCGGACGTGAATATTCTGGATATCGCCGCCCTGTCGGTGATCGTCGAGGAAGCGGGTGGACGTTTTACCGACCTCACCGGCAAGCCGCCCGGACTTGCCACGACCACCGCGCTGGCGGCCAGCACACCGGCGCTGCACGAGCAGGTCAGGATGATGCTGAAGTGA